In Nostoc edaphicum CCNP1411, the sequence AATCAATTAGAAGATGTGGAAATTGACAAGATTAATAAGCCTCATTTACCGTTGGCATCTGGTGAATTTTCCCAGCAAACTGGGCAATTAATTGTTGCCTTTACTGGGATTTTGGCGCTAGTTGTGGCGTGGCTAACTGGGCCGTTTTTATTGGGTATGGTGGCTATTAGTTTGGCTATTGGTACTGCTTATTCTTTACCGCCAATTCGCTTGAAACAGTTTCCCGTTTGGGCGGCGCTGTGTATTTTTTCAGTGCGCGGTACGATTGTTAACTTAGGATTATATCTGCATTACAGTTGGGCGTTGCAACAAAGCCAAACAATTCCGCCTGTGGTGTGGGTGCTGACGTTATTTATTTTGGTGTTTACCTTTGCGATCGCTATCTTTAAAGATATCCCCGATATGGAAGGCGATCGCCTCTACAATATTACTACTTTCACTATCAAACTTGGGCCCCAAGCTGTGTTTAATCTGTCTCTTTGGGTAATAACTGTCTGCTATCTGGGAATCATTCTGGTTGGGGTGCTACGCGTCGCCTCCATTAATCCCATATTCCTGATAGTTACTCATTTGGGGCTGTTGGTTTGGCTGTGGTTGCGGAGTTCGACAGTAGACTTACAAGATAAAAGTGCGATCGCTCAATTCTACCAATTTATCTGGAAACTCTTTTTTATGGAATATCTAATTTTTCCTATCGCCTGCCTTTTGGCTTAGACAATGCTAGAAACCTTTCCCACTAGTTCTCTTATCGCTGCTCTTGTAGTTGTTCTCAGTCTGTCAATCCTGGGCTATTTCGCTTGGAAAACTTTGATTACCTCAGACTTGTTTCAAAAAGGAATCAATCTTGCTCAAGCAAAAGATTACCAAGGTGCAGAAGCAGCCTTTCGCAAGGTGATTTCCATCAACTCTACTAATGATGTGGTGCGCTTGTTTTTGGGAGATGTTTTAAACCAACAAGGCCAAGTAGAGGAAGCAACAGAATTATTCCGAGAAGTAATTCGCCGCAGTCCGAAAAATCCTGATGCTTACTTGCGTCTGGCAAATATTCTCATGCAGCAAAAGCGAGAAGAAGAAGCTAAAACTAACCTGTTACAAGCTAAAGATTTATTACAAAAACAGCGCCAACCTGAAAAGGCTCAAAAAATCACTCAACTGTTAGATAAAATGAGTGCTAAGTCAAGTGAATCTTAAGTTGAGTGAGAGTTGCGGAGATTAAATTTTCCTGTTCTGTCTCCTAATTTTTTACCATTTTCATCATAATGATGAGAATGGTTTTTATTTTGAAATTTGTAAAAGTTCAGAATTTATAAAGAATTTAGAATAATTAGTATATTTATCAAATGTTCTTCTGATTCTTTAACTATTCTGACTCCTGAATTCTGACTCCTGAATTCTGACTCCTGAATTCTGACTCCTGAATTCTTCCTGAAATTTACCAGTGTTTACTGTAGTTATGTCCACAATTTTCGCAAGTTTCACCACTC encodes:
- a CDS encoding homogentisate phytyltransferase; translation: MSQSSQNSPLPGNPVPSSFNWLYAFWKFSRPHTIIGTSLSVLGLYLIAIAISTDAINHISTDAIHRVSTSSLLPVFGAWIACLCGNVYIVGLNQLEDVEIDKINKPHLPLASGEFSQQTGQLIVAFTGILALVVAWLTGPFLLGMVAISLAIGTAYSLPPIRLKQFPVWAALCIFSVRGTIVNLGLYLHYSWALQQSQTIPPVVWVLTLFILVFTFAIAIFKDIPDMEGDRLYNITTFTIKLGPQAVFNLSLWVITVCYLGIILVGVLRVASINPIFLIVTHLGLLVWLWLRSSTVDLQDKSAIAQFYQFIWKLFFMEYLIFPIACLLA
- a CDS encoding tetratricopeptide repeat protein gives rise to the protein MLETFPTSSLIAALVVVLSLSILGYFAWKTLITSDLFQKGINLAQAKDYQGAEAAFRKVISINSTNDVVRLFLGDVLNQQGQVEEATELFREVIRRSPKNPDAYLRLANILMQQKREEEAKTNLLQAKDLLQKQRQPEKAQKITQLLDKMSAKSSES